A window of the Pyrodictium abyssi genome harbors these coding sequences:
- a CDS encoding ornithine cyclodeaminase family protein → MPVHLSNSEVDMLVDPAGLLEDVESVLRDQGVVAPARLSLEHSGSWLGVMPSAGQGFYAVKVVGVYPGNPERGLPLVRGRLLLVDAGTGDLLLEADAEAPTGWRTAAATALALRLLGGTRGVLGVIGAGVQAEYHLRLLTHVYRYSRVLVYSRTRSRAEELAARYGGEAVGHEELLRSADTVVAATTARSPVVLGRLLRSGAVVASVGAPRPVRELDRGTLQRARCVLVDTREGVLSESSDVDEELVEIVELREALRGKNCPAGEIRVYKSVGTAVLDLAIALHLYRRLARRDS, encoded by the coding sequence GTGCCGGTGCACCTCTCCAATAGCGAGGTAGACATGCTAGTCGACCCGGCCGGGCTCCTCGAGGACGTGGAGAGCGTGCTCCGCGACCAGGGCGTCGTAGCCCCTGCCAGGCTGAGCCTAGAGCACAGCGGCTCCTGGCTCGGCGTGATGCCGTCGGCGGGCCAGGGCTTCTACGCCGTCAAGGTGGTCGGGGTCTACCCGGGGAACCCGGAGCGGGGCCTACCACTGGTCCGCGGCCGCCTACTACTAGTCGACGCCGGGACGGGGGATCTCCTCCTGGAGGCGGACGCGGAGGCGCCCACCGGCTGGAGGACAGCGGCGGCCACGGCCCTAGCCCTAAGGCTCCTAGGCGGCACGAGGGGCGTCCTAGGCGTCATAGGCGCAGGGGTGCAGGCGGAGTACCACCTCAGGCTACTCACACACGTCTACCGCTACAGCAGGGTACTGGTCTACTCCCGTACCCGCAGCCGCGCCGAGGAGCTAGCAGCCCGCTACGGGGGCGAGGCAGTAGGGCACGAGGAGCTGCTCCGCAGCGCCGACACAGTGGTCGCAGCAACCACGGCACGTAGCCCAGTCGTCCTCGGCCGGCTGCTCCGGAGCGGCGCCGTCGTGGCCAGCGTGGGGGCGCCCCGGCCCGTCCGGGAGCTGGACCGCGGCACCCTGCAGCGGGCCCGCTGCGTGCTAGTAGACACCCGCGAGGGAGTGCTAAGCGAGAGCAGCGACGTGGACGAGGAGCTGGTCGAGATAGTCGAGCTGAGAGAAGCTCTGAGAGGGAAAAACTGCCCCGCGGGAGAGATACGGGTCTACAAGAGCGTCGGCACAGCTGTGCTAGACCTGGCTATCGCGCTGCACCTCTACCGGAGGCTGGCGCGCCGAGACTCTTAG
- a CDS encoding branched-chain amino acid ABC transporter permease, translating into MPISLVYLENSLVYSNALVLLAIGLTMTYLTTKIPNFAHGSLAIIGAYLLFTVVAVYKASIALGFLAAFLAGAAAGLLEYLLVLRPLQRRGTDALGLMIATLGVDIFLIGVLNIYADIVRGMNPVTGTSRDWSLRSFVLTRVAGLTEGTWISIGLVAFSLIALYLLLTRTKFGVAMRASIENPQLAQVLGVNVDLVYAVSWLIAGGLAGLAGGLMSFVLRINPATGSLEVVSVFAASIVGGLQSLLGGVVGGYLVGLSETIGTRLLGELLGLTGITAYRKVVSLALIVVVLLVAPEGLMGVNWRKLLRRMRGKAQKAEA; encoded by the coding sequence ATGCCCATCAGCCTCGTGTATCTCGAGAACAGCCTCGTCTACAGCAACGCGCTCGTACTCCTAGCCATAGGCCTCACCATGACCTACCTGACGACGAAGATACCAAACTTCGCCCACGGTAGCCTAGCGATAATAGGCGCATACCTGCTCTTCACAGTAGTAGCTGTGTACAAGGCTAGCATAGCGCTAGGTTTTCTCGCCGCGTTCCTCGCTGGCGCAGCTGCAGGGCTGCTGGAGTACCTCCTCGTCCTCCGCCCGCTGCAGCGGAGGGGTACAGACGCGCTAGGCCTCATGATAGCGACGCTAGGCGTCGACATATTCCTGATAGGCGTGCTGAACATATACGCGGACATAGTGCGCGGCATGAACCCCGTGACGGGCACTAGCAGAGACTGGAGCCTACGCAGCTTTGTACTCACCCGCGTAGCAGGGCTCACAGAGGGCACCTGGATATCCATAGGCCTCGTGGCCTTCAGCCTGATAGCGCTCTACCTGCTGCTAACGCGGACGAAGTTCGGCGTCGCAATGAGGGCTAGCATCGAGAACCCCCAGCTAGCCCAGGTGCTGGGCGTCAACGTCGACCTAGTCTACGCCGTCTCGTGGCTGATAGCCGGCGGGCTTGCTGGCCTCGCTGGCGGCCTAATGTCCTTCGTGCTGAGGATAAACCCCGCTACTGGGAGCCTCGAGGTAGTAAGCGTGTTCGCTGCGAGCATTGTCGGTGGCCTCCAGAGCCTGCTGGGCGGCGTCGTAGGCGGCTACCTAGTGGGCCTCAGCGAGACCATAGGTACTAGGCTGCTGGGCGAGCTGCTAGGGCTAACCGGTATAACGGCTTACCGTAAGGTGGTGTCGCTAGCCCTTATAGTGGTGGTGCTCCTCGTGGCCCCCGAGGGCCTGATGGGCGTGAACTGGAGGAAGCTTCTCCGGAGGATGAGAGGCAAGGCCCAGAAGGCAGAAGCCTAG
- a CDS encoding radical SAM protein has product MPGDGRSGAAKLPWAAVRLARVLAAIALRRAEQFFHTLERRPADPRRHVEALASAEGAHALYVHMPFCHQPLCRFCCFVRYPLDREMNKRYMKALAAEASWLASTAEAAKVPLVYIGGGTPSIDVYGLAELVDVLRSYFGRGLSVSTEASPLDIDDEAVSVLRSAGVSRLSIGVQALSNERLRRLGRLSNTVEDALRAVEAARGRFETLNIDIVWGIASDTPETVYNEARRALEIGASQVTFYPLMPAPGLRKLLRRRREGPWHPLEPRLYEAVLRAARDTGHRPATPWCMDRGSELIDEYVVDYDRFLAIGLSAIGRTEGYIYVNTFTPERYVKLVAERGHAAALAKSLTVEEDILYYASSMAFGLRWCPGQLAKRYGLWASGLNAVVAAALRALGEKRSNGCYTLEKPGSLYAAHAVQRSIYMAVNGLREWGMKTGA; this is encoded by the coding sequence TTGCCCGGGGATGGCCGCAGCGGGGCAGCCAAGCTGCCATGGGCTGCTGTACGCCTAGCCAGAGTGCTGGCTGCCATCGCGCTGCGGCGCGCCGAGCAGTTCTTCCACACCCTAGAGAGGAGGCCCGCCGACCCACGCCGCCACGTGGAGGCCCTGGCCTCCGCGGAGGGGGCTCACGCGCTCTACGTTCACATGCCGTTCTGCCACCAGCCTCTCTGCCGCTTCTGCTGTTTCGTCCGCTACCCACTCGACCGGGAGATGAACAAAAGATACATGAAGGCCCTCGCAGCGGAGGCCTCGTGGCTCGCCTCGACCGCAGAGGCTGCTAAGGTGCCTCTCGTCTACATAGGCGGGGGCACCCCGAGCATAGACGTCTACGGCCTCGCGGAGCTCGTGGACGTGCTCCGGAGCTACTTCGGCCGCGGCCTAAGCGTCTCCACCGAGGCTAGCCCGCTGGACATAGACGACGAGGCTGTCTCTGTGCTCCGCTCCGCGGGCGTGAGCAGGCTGAGCATAGGGGTCCAGGCTCTGAGCAACGAGAGGCTACGCCGCCTAGGCAGGCTCAGCAACACGGTGGAGGACGCGCTACGCGCCGTAGAGGCCGCGAGAGGCCGGTTCGAGACACTCAACATAGACATAGTGTGGGGCATCGCGAGCGACACCCCGGAGACGGTCTACAACGAGGCCCGGAGGGCCCTCGAGATCGGGGCTAGCCAGGTCACCTTCTACCCGCTCATGCCCGCCCCTGGGCTGCGGAAGCTGCTCCGCAGGAGGCGGGAGGGCCCCTGGCACCCCCTGGAGCCCAGGCTCTACGAGGCGGTGCTCCGCGCAGCCCGGGACACGGGCCACCGGCCGGCTACGCCGTGGTGCATGGACAGGGGCTCGGAGCTGATAGACGAGTACGTGGTGGACTACGACCGGTTCCTAGCCATAGGGCTCAGCGCCATCGGCCGCACCGAGGGCTACATATACGTGAACACGTTCACGCCCGAGCGGTACGTGAAGCTAGTGGCGGAGAGGGGCCACGCAGCAGCACTAGCCAAGAGCCTCACCGTGGAGGAGGACATACTCTACTACGCCTCCTCCATGGCGTTCGGGCTGCGCTGGTGCCCAGGCCAGCTCGCCAAGCGCTACGGCCTCTGGGCCAGCGGCCTCAACGCCGTGGTCGCAGCAGCGCTCCGCGCGCTAGGCGAGAAGAGGAGCAACGGCTGCTACACGCTAGAGAAGCCGGGCAGCCTTTACGCGGCCCACGCCGTCCAGCGCAGCATCTACATGGCCGTGAACGGGCTCCGCGAATGGGGCATGAAGACCGGCGCCTAG
- a CDS encoding Rossmann-like domain-containing protein yields MHQRPAWRMLSRALLEALDGPLRRWAGLGVVDAFAGRSHVYVELEGGWCGVSLVPHWLPVEPLDERLEDATPRMLARLAGRGLPLAAAFAVAAVNAVTSAWIECTAEPGVEVQRRSLAEVLGAGRGDRVVLLGYMAGLARELGVAGAEVLVAELDPALRGEARRAGYHVLETIEETLGALRSASLVVASGSAVLDPPRLLEEFAAARAARERVLVGHTSSFHPVVGARLGATIVAGTYIDRGVCRELRWTVAAGGGPHRAETRRRIRLVKWVARTPQG; encoded by the coding sequence GTGCACCAGCGGCCGGCCTGGAGGATGCTCTCGCGGGCGCTACTGGAGGCTCTTGACGGGCCTCTGAGGCGTTGGGCCGGGCTCGGCGTCGTGGACGCGTTCGCCGGCCGTAGCCACGTCTACGTGGAGCTCGAGGGCGGCTGGTGCGGCGTCAGCCTGGTCCCGCACTGGCTGCCCGTAGAGCCGCTCGACGAGCGTCTAGAGGACGCTACGCCCCGGATGCTGGCCCGGCTAGCGGGCCGCGGCTTGCCCCTCGCAGCCGCCTTCGCGGTGGCGGCGGTGAACGCGGTGACCAGCGCCTGGATAGAGTGCACGGCCGAGCCCGGCGTGGAGGTGCAGCGCCGCAGCCTAGCAGAGGTCCTGGGCGCCGGGAGGGGGGACAGGGTGGTGCTCCTAGGCTACATGGCCGGGCTGGCCCGGGAGCTAGGCGTGGCCGGCGCCGAGGTCCTGGTCGCGGAGCTGGATCCGGCCCTGCGGGGGGAGGCGCGCCGCGCGGGCTACCATGTGCTGGAGACGATCGAGGAGACGCTAGGGGCTCTGCGCTCTGCGAGCCTCGTGGTCGCGTCTGGGAGCGCTGTGCTGGACCCGCCGCGGCTCCTCGAGGAGTTCGCCGCGGCCCGGGCTGCGCGGGAGCGCGTGCTCGTAGGCCACACCTCTAGCTTCCACCCGGTGGTCGGCGCGAGGCTGGGGGCCACGATCGTGGCTGGCACGTATATCGACCGTGGTGTGTGCCGCGAGCTCCGCTGGACTGTGGCGGCGGGTGGTGGGCCGCACCGCGCCGAGACGAGGAGGAGGATACGGCTAGTCAAGTGGGTCGCGAGGACGCCCCAGGGCTAG
- a CDS encoding ATP-binding protein translates to MRRRGRGGEPIGMVTGDSRPDYFVFTVDPDNIPPLYDYVYVEAWETPPGEDTRVTVKILAQIRAVRRLAVGVSPEHPWPVLRNLSLPRGSDTVVAAARVLGYKWKGRIYLPRHAPPVGSWVYLAPDELLEDFYSVDKPRRLHVGSLISRPSVPAYLDLEGVKRHVAIIAATGAGKTWASVVLIEELLKKGATIVVLDPHGEYTAMKRTVFRLGPGFENAVRVIKGRRDQEGDIQYRVSVADMSPEELASIAGVPAKATRIRSVIYGAKRLARWVAEATGQRKWLGLRGMIKVVHAAIDAVEVARLQGGRLDRFAAELLRRLSVAVSQDLYKAAATGRRLEELLAADERLGRGIRRLWLALGKDSSPGYDAIRYLEELRRIGVYGVGSLPLDQLLEPGTVTVVNLAGLRAEVQDHLAFNILARIFNARLRYVRGVDGESYPYPVVIVVEEAHRFMPPKSQKQTRSRDVAATIASEGRKFGVFLVAITQRPSRIDPDVLSQLQGQIILRIVNPRDQEAIRDSSEQVSQDLLDNLPGLNTGEAVVVGPLAPSPLMIRLRDRVLDYSGGDLSLVEAWAGGREDLRLVEELRAEALEKAGQLLGEQPPDLAEAVAAIAGLDPAPETVERALRLLAREQVWASYSEETGTVYGEVMTGSGYSYEARVSLPERRSSCSCRARQPCSHAVAVLLRALLDGLLAVPRQQPSEPEGWWSEFL, encoded by the coding sequence TTGAGGAGGCGCGGCAGAGGCGGCGAGCCCATAGGCATGGTGACCGGCGACTCCAGGCCAGACTACTTCGTGTTCACCGTGGACCCCGACAACATCCCGCCCCTCTACGACTACGTGTACGTCGAGGCCTGGGAGACCCCGCCGGGCGAGGACACCCGCGTCACAGTGAAGATCCTGGCCCAGATCCGGGCCGTCCGCAGGCTCGCCGTCGGCGTCTCCCCGGAGCACCCCTGGCCCGTCCTCCGCAACCTCAGCCTGCCCCGCGGCAGCGACACCGTGGTAGCCGCGGCCCGCGTGCTGGGCTACAAGTGGAAGGGCCGCATCTACCTCCCCCGCCACGCCCCGCCCGTGGGTAGCTGGGTCTACCTCGCCCCGGACGAGCTGCTCGAGGACTTCTACTCGGTGGACAAGCCCCGCCGGCTCCACGTGGGGAGCCTCATCTCCCGGCCGAGCGTCCCAGCCTACCTGGACCTGGAGGGCGTAAAGCGCCACGTAGCCATCATAGCCGCGACGGGCGCGGGCAAGACGTGGGCTAGCGTGGTACTGATAGAGGAGCTGCTCAAGAAAGGCGCCACGATAGTCGTGCTGGACCCGCACGGCGAGTACACCGCTATGAAGAGGACTGTCTTCCGGCTCGGCCCCGGCTTCGAGAACGCCGTGCGCGTGATAAAGGGGAGGCGGGACCAGGAGGGCGACATACAGTACCGGGTCAGCGTAGCCGACATGTCGCCCGAGGAGCTAGCCTCGATAGCAGGAGTCCCCGCGAAGGCGACCCGCATAAGGAGCGTGATATACGGGGCGAAGAGGCTCGCCCGCTGGGTCGCCGAGGCCACGGGGCAGCGGAAGTGGCTAGGCCTACGCGGCATGATCAAGGTGGTCCATGCCGCCATAGACGCTGTCGAGGTGGCCCGGCTCCAGGGCGGCCGCCTCGACCGGTTCGCCGCCGAGCTACTCCGCCGGCTAAGCGTAGCCGTGTCCCAGGACCTCTACAAGGCGGCGGCTACGGGCCGGAGGCTGGAGGAGCTCCTAGCGGCGGACGAGAGGCTCGGCAGGGGGATACGCAGGCTCTGGCTAGCGCTCGGCAAGGACAGTAGCCCGGGCTACGACGCGATACGCTACCTGGAGGAGCTCCGCCGCATAGGCGTCTACGGAGTAGGCAGCCTCCCCCTCGACCAGCTACTAGAGCCCGGCACCGTGACGGTCGTGAACCTCGCCGGGCTCCGGGCCGAGGTGCAGGACCACCTAGCCTTCAACATACTGGCCAGGATATTCAACGCCCGGCTCCGCTACGTGAGGGGTGTTGACGGCGAGAGCTACCCCTACCCGGTGGTCATAGTCGTAGAGGAGGCCCACCGCTTCATGCCGCCCAAGAGCCAGAAGCAGACACGCAGCCGCGACGTGGCAGCGACTATCGCTAGCGAGGGCCGGAAGTTCGGCGTCTTCCTGGTAGCGATAACCCAGAGGCCCTCCCGCATAGACCCTGACGTGCTCAGCCAGCTCCAGGGCCAGATAATACTAAGGATAGTCAACCCTAGGGACCAGGAGGCTATCAGGGACTCGAGCGAGCAGGTGAGCCAGGACCTCCTCGACAACCTGCCAGGCCTCAACACCGGCGAGGCGGTGGTCGTCGGCCCGCTCGCCCCGAGCCCGCTCATGATAAGGCTCCGGGACCGCGTGCTCGACTACAGCGGCGGTGACCTGAGCCTAGTAGAGGCCTGGGCTGGCGGCCGCGAGGACCTACGCCTAGTGGAGGAGCTCCGCGCGGAGGCCCTCGAGAAGGCGGGTCAGCTCCTCGGAGAGCAGCCACCAGACCTAGCCGAGGCAGTAGCCGCGATAGCCGGGCTAGACCCCGCGCCCGAGACAGTGGAGAGGGCGCTACGGCTCCTAGCCCGGGAGCAGGTCTGGGCCAGCTACAGCGAGGAGACAGGCACAGTCTACGGCGAGGTGATGACCGGCAGCGGCTACTCCTACGAGGCCCGGGTCAGCCTCCCCGAGCGCAGGAGCAGCTGCAGCTGCCGGGCGCGGCAGCCCTGCAGCCACGCCGTAGCAGTGCTCCTACGCGCCCTGCTCGACGGGCTACTCGCCGTGCCGCGGCAGCAGCCGAGCGAGCCCGAGGGCTGGTGGAGCGAGTTCCTCTAG
- a CDS encoding ABC transporter substrate-binding protein, whose product MANPRTSIAVAIVAILAIAGIALYLGGKGGAPATPTAPATTGPVPATTATQAETAPAATQTAQAEATTAAGGLKGEVVIGALLPLTGDLASYGENSKAALELAERDINAFLEKAGAPFRIKIVVEDTETKPEVCLQKIQALAAKGFKFFIGPMTSAEVRQIKNFADQNKLLVISQSSTAPALAIPNDYIFRFCPTDNIQGPVIAKMAKHFGIKAIVIMWRGDAWGDGLHDAVKEAATKLGIEVIDGPRYDPKAKEFSTEVDQLASLVQEAVNKYGKDKVAVVYIGFNEVVQVFQVASQYDVLKQVRWFGSDGTALLDELVKDPVAAEFAYQVKFLNPIFAASKSQKYDKIVGELRQKLGREPDTYALAAYDAAWVITLSLLATQKYDPTAVKEILADVAYNYFGATGWVVLDKAGDRAFADYDLWQVEKADGGYKWVLKGVYQYASDSFSWQ is encoded by the coding sequence ATGGCCAACCCCCGCACAAGCATAGCGGTCGCAATCGTAGCCATACTAGCCATAGCCGGTATAGCCCTCTACCTAGGCGGTAAGGGCGGCGCACCTGCAACACCCACCGCGCCAGCCACAACCGGCCCAGTGCCAGCCACCACAGCCACACAGGCCGAGACAGCACCAGCAGCTACCCAGACAGCCCAGGCCGAGGCAACAACGGCAGCGGGAGGCCTCAAGGGCGAGGTAGTGATAGGCGCACTCCTCCCGCTAACCGGCGACCTAGCCAGCTACGGCGAGAACAGCAAGGCAGCCCTAGAGCTAGCCGAGAGGGACATAAACGCCTTCCTAGAGAAGGCCGGCGCGCCGTTCCGCATAAAGATCGTGGTAGAGGACACCGAGACTAAGCCAGAGGTGTGTCTACAGAAGATACAGGCGCTAGCCGCTAAGGGCTTCAAGTTCTTCATAGGCCCTATGACAAGCGCTGAGGTGCGCCAGATAAAGAACTTCGCTGACCAGAACAAGCTGCTAGTGATAAGCCAGAGCAGCACCGCCCCAGCCCTAGCCATACCCAACGACTATATATTCAGGTTCTGTCCCACCGACAACATACAGGGCCCAGTAATAGCCAAGATGGCTAAGCACTTCGGCATAAAGGCTATAGTGATAATGTGGCGTGGCGACGCCTGGGGCGACGGCCTACACGACGCCGTAAAGGAGGCTGCCACCAAGCTAGGCATAGAGGTAATCGACGGCCCCAGGTACGACCCCAAGGCCAAGGAGTTCAGCACCGAGGTAGACCAGCTAGCTAGCCTAGTACAGGAGGCTGTGAACAAGTACGGCAAGGACAAGGTAGCAGTAGTCTACATAGGCTTCAACGAGGTAGTACAGGTATTCCAGGTGGCTAGCCAGTACGACGTACTCAAGCAGGTAAGGTGGTTCGGCAGCGACGGTACCGCCCTACTAGACGAGCTAGTAAAGGACCCAGTAGCCGCCGAGTTCGCCTACCAGGTGAAGTTCCTCAACCCGATATTCGCCGCCTCTAAGAGCCAGAAGTACGACAAGATAGTAGGGGAGCTACGCCAGAAGCTAGGCCGCGAGCCCGACACCTACGCCCTAGCAGCCTACGACGCCGCGTGGGTGATAACACTATCCCTGCTAGCCACCCAGAAGTACGACCCAACAGCCGTCAAGGAGATACTAGCGGACGTAGCCTACAACTACTTCGGCGCCACCGGCTGGGTGGTGCTGGACAAGGCTGGCGACCGCGCCTTCGCCGACTACGACCTATGGCAGGTAGAGAAGGCCGACGGCGGCTACAAGTGGGTACTCAAGGGCGTCTACCAGTACGCTAGCGACAGCTTCAGCTGGCAGTAA
- a CDS encoding branched-chain amino acid ABC transporter permease codes for MAVPVIGVLFEPSFWLWVAVYAIVSLSLNIEAGVTGIPNFGKHLAVLVGAIVAAALPGYLGLALLPADVKQQLEAMTGGQLSYAGSYNTLIADALSRYFAEHPALSLALFLLVLVVAALVGAAVGWLAAYPAARLREDYLAITLLAAAEASMIVAYNAPQLGGTLGLTVPNTLVWLDNIVSRLGVSDPHTVSTLIITALVAVVVFAYLELVLRSPMGRLLKGVRDNEAAAESLGKDVTRIKLKTLMIGSALAAIAGALFMTGSLGWMATSYNRVSWTFWVWAMMILGGMANNLGTLLGTFILVLVRQMITYNKTLIAPYLPFDPAWLDYLVLGALLVVVLMVRPQGVLPEKTMYPLPRSRLEEKAKSLGAPASGRGAAR; via the coding sequence GTGGCCGTGCCGGTCATAGGTGTACTCTTCGAGCCTAGCTTCTGGCTGTGGGTCGCGGTCTACGCCATAGTGTCTCTCAGCCTCAACATAGAGGCAGGTGTCACCGGTATACCCAACTTCGGCAAGCACCTGGCGGTACTCGTAGGCGCTATAGTGGCTGCCGCGCTGCCGGGCTACCTCGGGCTCGCGCTGCTACCAGCCGATGTAAAGCAGCAGCTAGAAGCCATGACCGGCGGGCAGCTGAGCTACGCGGGCAGCTACAACACGTTGATAGCCGATGCGCTGAGCAGGTACTTCGCCGAGCACCCCGCGTTATCGCTAGCGCTCTTCCTGCTAGTGCTAGTGGTCGCCGCGCTAGTGGGCGCCGCAGTAGGCTGGCTCGCCGCCTACCCTGCCGCACGGCTACGCGAGGACTACCTAGCCATAACGCTGCTAGCCGCCGCGGAGGCGTCGATGATAGTAGCGTATAACGCGCCACAGCTCGGCGGCACGCTAGGCCTCACTGTGCCCAATACCCTGGTCTGGCTCGACAACATAGTGAGCAGGCTGGGTGTCTCTGACCCGCACACAGTGTCCACGCTGATAATAACCGCGCTGGTAGCGGTAGTAGTGTTCGCGTACCTAGAGCTAGTGCTGCGTAGCCCTATGGGCCGGCTGCTGAAGGGTGTACGCGACAACGAGGCTGCCGCCGAGTCTCTGGGCAAGGACGTGACGAGGATCAAGCTAAAGACGCTGATGATAGGCTCAGCGCTGGCTGCTATAGCCGGCGCGCTGTTCATGACAGGGTCGCTGGGCTGGATGGCTACCAGCTACAACAGGGTATCCTGGACCTTCTGGGTCTGGGCCATGATGATACTGGGCGGCATGGCTAACAACCTCGGCACGCTGCTGGGCACATTCATACTAGTGCTAGTCAGGCAGATGATAACCTACAATAAGACGCTCATAGCGCCCTACCTGCCGTTCGACCCGGCGTGGCTCGACTACCTGGTGCTAGGCGCGCTGCTGGTAGTAGTGCTCATGGTGAGGCCTCAGGGCGTGCTGCCGGAGAAGACCATGTACCCGCTGCCGCGGAGCCGGCTCGAGGAGAAGGCTAAGAGTCTCGGCGCGCCAGCCTCCGGTAGAGGTGCAGCGCGATAG
- a CDS encoding ABC transporter ATP-binding protein gives MENVDKKAAAMTAMNHSSEYILVAEKVVKRFGGVIAVDGATVKVRRRTITLLIGPNGSGKSTLLNVIAGFYRPDSGRVVFEGRDVTGWPPHKLYHLGMARTFQVPQPFHKLTVLENVLLAARGHPGESFAAPLQRRRWLPREEELVDKAFSILKLVGLIHLWDQPAGQLSGGQMKLLEIARVLMSGAKMILMDEPIAGVNPTLAHEILQFLVKLRDQGITFFIIEHRLDIAMKYVDYVYAMARGRVIAEGRPEEVVSNPLVIDSYLGG, from the coding sequence ATGGAGAACGTGGACAAGAAGGCGGCGGCCATGACCGCTATGAACCATAGCAGCGAGTATATACTTGTCGCTGAGAAAGTGGTGAAACGGTTCGGCGGAGTCATAGCGGTAGACGGCGCCACAGTCAAGGTCAGGAGAAGGACTATAACCCTGCTGATAGGGCCAAACGGTAGCGGCAAGAGCACACTGCTGAACGTGATAGCCGGGTTCTACCGGCCCGACAGCGGCAGGGTAGTCTTCGAGGGGCGCGACGTCACGGGCTGGCCTCCGCACAAGCTCTACCACCTGGGGATGGCGCGTACCTTCCAGGTGCCGCAGCCCTTCCACAAGCTCACTGTGCTCGAGAACGTGCTCCTCGCCGCACGGGGGCACCCTGGCGAGTCCTTCGCGGCCCCTCTGCAGAGGAGGCGCTGGCTACCACGCGAAGAGGAGCTCGTGGACAAGGCTTTCAGTATACTCAAGCTCGTGGGGCTTATCCATCTCTGGGACCAGCCTGCTGGCCAGCTCAGCGGCGGCCAGATGAAGCTCCTGGAGATAGCCCGTGTCCTCATGAGCGGCGCGAAGATGATACTGATGGACGAGCCCATCGCCGGTGTTAACCCGACGCTAGCCCATGAGATCCTGCAGTTCCTGGTTAAGCTCCGCGACCAGGGGATAACCTTCTTCATAATAGAGCACCGTCTCGACATAGCTATGAAGTATGTTGACTACGTCTACGCGATGGCCCGGGGCAGAGTTATCGCGGAAGGCAGGCCCGAGGAGGTAGTCTCCAACCCACTGGTCATAGACAGCTACCTCGGAGGGTGA
- a CDS encoding ABC transporter ATP-binding protein, with the protein MPSLELRKLNAGYGKLQILFDVSFTAPPEKITVIVGPNGSGKSTTLKTIFGLTTIYSGEILFDGKNIAGLPPHKIAKMGIAYVPQTDNVFAKLTVRENLVMATYGLDESSAQDRVEEVLEMFPILRERLDQKAGTLSGGERQMLAIGIALIRRPKLMLFDEPTAALAPKIAIEILDIIARLRDEYKITVLLVEQNAKKALEYGDRAVLLVGGRVAFEGEAEELLHHPDLARMYLGLVAETG; encoded by the coding sequence GTGCCTAGCCTCGAGCTCCGCAAGCTAAACGCGGGCTACGGTAAGCTACAGATACTGTTCGACGTGAGCTTCACCGCGCCACCGGAGAAGATAACGGTGATAGTTGGGCCGAACGGTAGCGGCAAGAGCACCACGCTGAAGACCATATTCGGGCTCACCACCATATACAGCGGCGAGATACTGTTCGACGGCAAGAACATCGCGGGCCTACCACCACACAAGATAGCTAAGATGGGCATAGCCTACGTCCCGCAGACCGACAACGTGTTCGCCAAGCTCACGGTGAGAGAAAACCTGGTCATGGCCACCTATGGGCTGGACGAGTCGAGCGCCCAGGACCGGGTGGAAGAGGTTCTCGAGATGTTCCCGATACTCCGCGAGAGGCTCGACCAGAAGGCTGGCACGCTCAGCGGCGGCGAGAGGCAGATGCTAGCCATAGGTATAGCCTTGATAAGGAGGCCCAAGCTCATGCTCTTCGACGAGCCTACAGCCGCTCTCGCGCCCAAGATAGCCATCGAGATACTCGACATCATTGCCAGGCTACGCGACGAGTACAAGATAACTGTGCTGCTGGTCGAGCAGAACGCGAAGAAGGCGCTAGAGTACGGCGACCGCGCCGTCCTCCTAGTAGGTGGCCGCGTAGCCTTCGAGGGCGAGGCGGAGGAGCTGCTGCACCACCCCGACCTCGCGCGCATGTACCTAGGCCTAGTCGCCGAGACCGGGTAG